A genomic segment from uncultured Marinifilum sp. encodes:
- a CDS encoding S-ribosylhomocysteine lyase produces the protein MEKIASFTVDHNKLKRGIYVSRKDKVGAETLTSFDLRTKLPNAEPAMDIPAMHTMEHLGATFLRNHEKWADKTIYFGPMGCRTGFYLIFHGDLSSNDIVEVTKEMFDFMAEFEGEIPGTNKIECGNYASHDLAIAKWEAEKYRTEVLANLKEENLTYPE, from the coding sequence ATGGAAAAAATAGCAAGTTTTACAGTAGACCACAACAAATTAAAACGTGGAATTTATGTATCTCGTAAAGATAAAGTTGGTGCCGAAACATTAACTAGTTTCGATCTTAGAACAAAATTACCTAACGCAGAACCAGCCATGGATATTCCTGCAATGCACACCATGGAACATTTGGGAGCTACCTTTTTAAGAAATCATGAAAAATGGGCTGATAAAACAATTTATTTTGGTCCTATGGGTTGTCGTACTGGTTTTTACCTAATTTTTCATGGCGATCTTAGCTCAAATGATATTGTGGAAGTAACCAAAGAAATGTTCGATTTTATGGCCGAGTTTGAAGGAGAAATTCCAGGAACCAATAAAATTGAATGCGGAAATTATGCAAGTCACGATTTAGCAATTGCCAAATGGGAAGCAGAAAAATACAGAACTGAAGTTTTAGCAAACTTAAAAGAAGAAAATTTGACTTATCCAGAATAA
- a CDS encoding DUF3592 domain-containing protein, giving the protein MKVSGLRFTIITILILLIPIYANWKLLINGEKTEGIVIKTSKEDTGQFYSFYSIIRYKVEDKYHRLKGPENIEYPKGKTFTILYYPKNPENAIIYNIKGICLNKFTAVSIILFILWMAFYLSFSPKSEKRKSKKEFFKPSRYLNNKKLR; this is encoded by the coding sequence ATGAAAGTTTCGGGCCTTCGCTTCACAATTATAACTATTCTCATACTACTAATTCCAATTTACGCTAATTGGAAATTACTTATAAACGGTGAAAAAACAGAAGGCATTGTTATAAAAACAAGCAAAGAAGATACTGGTCAATTTTACTCTTTTTACTCCATTATCAGATATAAAGTTGAGGATAAATATCATCGTCTTAAAGGACCCGAAAACATTGAGTATCCCAAGGGCAAAACATTTACAATCTTATACTATCCTAAAAATCCGGAAAACGCAATTATTTACAATATAAAAGGCATTTGCTTAAACAAATTTACTGCTGTTTCTATTATTCTTTTTATTTTGTGGATGGCATTTTATCTTAGCTTTTCTCCCAAAAGCGAAAAACGAAAATCAAAAAAAGAATTCTTTAAACCAAGTCGATATTTAAACAATAAAAAGCTACGCTAA
- a CDS encoding peptidase U32 family protein, translated as MSKPELLLPVGNPEMFHAAIKGGADAVYLGLRQFNARGRASNFTTAQLQALLKLAKKHNIKVYLTLNIVIKNEELSDLLDTLFLIQKTDISAIIIQDWGVYHLVKKYFPKITIHASTQMANHNSLGAIYSQEKKFERVVMARELTLDELKQVKKKSDIELEIFMHGALCYSFSGMCLFSSFLGGSGANRGLCAQPCRRFYETGNEKKHIFSLKDNQAVDVLPELMKIGVESIKIEGRLKPAEFVYNVSKAYRKVIDNKDLKSAKEILAYDMGREKTGYFLARNVNKAITENTNTGILIGLVEKRTRESIIFSSNYELQLGNRIRFKQKNGEPQKAIKVKEFKTLSQGSYQIDAGNTIAQKGDQVYLAGINQEKFSSKFRDEGKPINASMHRAEKAKIIKSLGVKNIPQKEQIYVRIDSLAWLRKVHLNEMNYLILNLKKSEWEELKWDAPFLQKNANKIMIELPKFISEKDLDFYQQICKTAMRKGYQNFMLSHISQKLLLPKKARIACNENVYLFNDAAVAHLRGEKINLYTHPQENDLENLLRGNDRFGIVPVYFYPQLFYSRMPVKTAPNNELIDDMQGQYDKEVRDGITIVYPKNPVTWMQQKKNLYKEGFRRFLIDLSHEKVSSNTFKRIIKNFQQSKQAQPSTSFNLKKGLK; from the coding sequence ATGAGCAAACCTGAATTATTATTACCTGTTGGAAATCCCGAAATGTTTCATGCTGCCATAAAAGGCGGAGCCGATGCCGTTTACCTGGGCCTAAGGCAATTTAATGCACGAGGAAGAGCATCTAATTTTACAACAGCTCAACTTCAGGCTTTGTTAAAGTTGGCTAAAAAACACAATATCAAAGTTTATCTAACCTTAAATATTGTTATTAAAAACGAAGAATTATCCGATTTGCTCGATACATTATTCCTAATTCAAAAAACTGATATTAGTGCAATCATTATTCAAGATTGGGGCGTTTATCATCTGGTAAAGAAATATTTTCCAAAAATTACAATTCATGCCAGCACACAAATGGCCAATCACAATTCTTTAGGAGCAATTTACAGTCAGGAGAAAAAATTCGAGAGAGTTGTAATGGCTCGGGAATTAACTTTAGACGAACTAAAACAGGTTAAAAAGAAATCGGATATAGAACTGGAAATTTTCATGCACGGAGCCTTGTGTTATTCTTTTTCGGGCATGTGCTTGTTCAGTAGCTTTTTGGGTGGTAGCGGTGCCAACAGGGGTTTATGTGCTCAACCTTGCCGCAGATTCTACGAAACAGGAAATGAGAAAAAACATATTTTTAGCTTAAAAGATAATCAGGCTGTTGATGTTTTACCCGAATTAATGAAAATTGGCGTTGAATCTATTAAAATAGAAGGTAGATTAAAACCTGCCGAATTTGTTTATAATGTATCCAAAGCCTACCGTAAAGTTATAGATAATAAGGATTTAAAATCGGCAAAAGAGATTCTTGCCTACGATATGGGAAGAGAAAAAACCGGTTATTTCTTAGCTAGAAATGTAAATAAAGCAATTACCGAAAATACCAATACCGGTATTTTAATTGGCCTGGTTGAAAAAAGAACTCGAGAATCTATTATTTTCAGCTCAAACTATGAACTACAATTAGGAAACAGAATTCGTTTTAAACAAAAAAATGGTGAACCACAAAAGGCTATTAAAGTAAAGGAGTTTAAAACATTAAGCCAAGGATCATACCAAATTGATGCTGGGAATACGATAGCACAAAAAGGCGATCAGGTTTATTTGGCAGGAATTAATCAGGAAAAATTCTCCAGTAAATTTCGTGATGAAGGAAAACCCATTAACGCAAGCATGCACCGAGCCGAAAAAGCTAAAATTATTAAAAGCTTAGGTGTTAAAAATATCCCTCAAAAAGAACAAATATATGTTCGTATCGATTCTTTAGCCTGGCTTCGTAAAGTTCATTTAAATGAGATGAATTATCTTATTTTAAATCTAAAAAAATCGGAATGGGAAGAACTAAAATGGGACGCTCCATTTTTACAAAAGAATGCCAATAAAATAATGATAGAATTGCCTAAATTCATTTCTGAAAAAGATTTAGACTTCTACCAACAAATTTGTAAAACAGCAATGCGAAAAGGCTATCAGAATTTTATGCTTAGCCATATTTCTCAAAAATTATTGCTACCCAAAAAAGCCAGAATTGCTTGTAACGAAAATGTATATTTATTTAACGATGCCGCTGTTGCTCATCTTCGTGGCGAAAAAATAAATCTTTACACACATCCACAAGAAAACGACCTTGAAAATCTTTTAAGAGGTAATGATCGTTTTGGAATTGTTCCAGTGTACTTCTACCCTCAGTTGTTTTACTCGCGCATGCCTGTTAAAACAGCTCCAAACAACGAGCTAATTGACGATATGCAAGGCCAATACGACAAAGAGGTTCGCGATGGAATTACTATTGTATACCCAAAAAATCCAGTTACCTGGATGCAACAAAAAAAGAATTTGTACAAAGAAGGATTTCGTCGTTTCTTAATCGATTTAAGCCACGAGAAGGTATCCTCAAATACATTTAAAAGAATAATAAAAAACTTTCAGCAATCGAAACAAGCTCAGCCTTCAACCAGCTTTAATCTAAAAAAAGGACTTAAGTAA
- a CDS encoding M3 family metallopeptidase gives MKKTFLYVLIAGIGLTACNGNKSEQKTDNPFFAEYNTPFQTPPFDKIEFKHYEPAFMKGMEEGRAEIEAIANSKEAPTFENTIVAYEKAGKLLDKVSNVFGNISGTEKNDEISALQKKLSPLLSKYGADISLNENLFKRIKTVYDQKDQLDLSVEEQTMLEKIYQGFVRGGANLPADKKDQLRKIDEELSALTLQFGDNVLKETNSFQLVIDNEKDLAGLPEGVKATAAETAKDAGMEGKWLFTTQKPSMLPFLQYADNRDLRKQLYMGYVNRGNNNNEFDNKEVAKKIVNLRIKRAQLFGYKNHAEYILEKNMAKTPEKAFELLNKLWKAALPNAKKEVKEMQKIIDKEGGKFKLASWDWWYYADKVKKAKYNLDEEELKPYFEISNVRKGAFELAHRLYGINFIPRNDIAKFNPENQVFELQEADGTHIGIFYVDYHPRASKNSGAWMSSFRKQSGFGTDHPVSPVIMNICNFTKPVGDTPALLTPDEVETLFHEFGHALHGFLSKCEYNYLSGTSVSRDFVELPSQVMENWCFEPEMLAIYAKHYKTGEVIPTELVKKIQNAGKFNQGFATIEYLAASMLDMKYHTLTKELTEDVMTFEKNYLEGLGLIPEIYSRYRSTYFKHIFAGGYSAGYYAYIWAGVLDSDAFQAFKETSLFDKATAKAFRDNVLAKGGTEDPMVLYKRFRGAEPSIDPLLIKRGLK, from the coding sequence GTGAAAAAGACATTCCTTTACGTACTTATTGCAGGTATCGGTTTAACCGCATGCAATGGTAACAAAAGCGAGCAAAAGACTGACAATCCGTTTTTTGCGGAGTATAATACTCCATTTCAAACACCTCCATTCGACAAAATAGAGTTTAAACATTACGAGCCTGCCTTTATGAAAGGTATGGAAGAAGGTCGTGCCGAAATAGAGGCAATTGCAAACAGCAAAGAAGCTCCAACTTTCGAAAACACAATTGTTGCCTACGAAAAAGCGGGTAAGTTGCTTGATAAAGTAAGCAATGTATTTGGTAATATCAGCGGAACTGAGAAAAATGATGAAATTTCAGCTCTTCAGAAAAAATTATCACCACTTCTTTCAAAATATGGTGCTGATATCAGTTTAAACGAAAATTTATTTAAAAGAATTAAAACTGTTTATGATCAAAAAGATCAATTAGACCTTTCTGTTGAAGAACAAACAATGTTGGAAAAAATCTATCAGGGATTCGTTCGTGGTGGTGCTAACCTTCCTGCTGACAAGAAAGATCAGTTGCGTAAAATTGATGAAGAACTTTCGGCATTAACTCTTCAGTTTGGAGATAATGTATTGAAAGAAACCAACAGTTTCCAATTGGTTATCGACAATGAAAAAGATCTTGCAGGCTTACCAGAAGGTGTAAAAGCAACTGCTGCCGAAACAGCAAAAGATGCTGGCATGGAAGGCAAATGGTTGTTTACTACTCAAAAGCCTAGCATGCTTCCTTTCTTACAATATGCTGATAATCGCGACTTGCGTAAGCAATTGTATATGGGATATGTAAACCGTGGTAACAACAACAATGAATTTGATAATAAAGAGGTTGCTAAAAAAATTGTAAACCTTCGTATCAAACGTGCTCAACTTTTCGGGTACAAAAACCATGCAGAATATATTTTGGAAAAAAACATGGCAAAAACTCCTGAAAAGGCGTTTGAACTATTAAACAAACTTTGGAAAGCTGCACTTCCTAACGCTAAAAAAGAAGTAAAGGAAATGCAAAAAATCATCGACAAAGAAGGTGGTAAATTCAAGCTAGCTTCATGGGACTGGTGGTACTATGCCGACAAAGTAAAGAAAGCAAAATACAACTTGGACGAAGAAGAATTAAAGCCATATTTCGAAATTAGCAATGTTCGTAAAGGTGCTTTTGAATTGGCTCACAGATTATATGGAATCAATTTTATTCCTCGTAATGATATCGCTAAATTTAATCCTGAAAATCAGGTATTCGAATTACAAGAAGCCGATGGAACTCACATTGGTATTTTCTATGTTGATTATCACCCACGTGCTTCTAAAAACAGTGGTGCATGGATGAGCTCATTCCGCAAGCAATCTGGTTTTGGAACTGATCATCCGGTTAGTCCTGTTATCATGAACATCTGTAACTTTACCAAGCCTGTTGGCGATACTCCTGCTTTATTAACTCCTGATGAAGTTGAGACTTTATTCCACGAATTTGGTCACGCTTTACACGGATTCCTATCTAAGTGTGAGTACAACTACTTGTCGGGAACTTCTGTTTCACGCGATTTTGTTGAGCTTCCATCGCAAGTTATGGAAAACTGGTGTTTTGAACCTGAAATGTTAGCTATTTACGCTAAGCATTACAAAACTGGTGAAGTAATTCCTACCGAATTGGTTAAGAAAATACAAAACGCTGGTAAGTTTAATCAGGGATTTGCTACGATTGAATACCTTGCAGCTTCTATGTTAGATATGAAATATCATACCCTAACTAAAGAGTTAACTGAAGATGTAATGACTTTTGAGAAGAACTATTTAGAAGGATTAGGATTAATTCCTGAAATTTATTCAAGATATCGTTCTACTTACTTTAAGCACATTTTCGCTGGTGGATATTCTGCTGGTTACTATGCATACATTTGGGCTGGTGTTCTTGATTCGGATGCTTTTCAGGCATTTAAAGAAACCAGTTTATTCGATAAAGCTACCGCAAAAGCTTTCCGCGATAATGTATTGGCTAAAGGTGGTACCGAAGATCCAATGGTATTGTACAAACGCTTTAGAGGCGCTGAGCCAAGTATCGATCCATTACTAATTAAACGTGGATTAAAATAA
- a CDS encoding TetR/AcrR family transcriptional regulator, with protein sequence MAAMKKLVEEENKRKEILGAALDVFVKVGYFSATGTDVAIASNISEKVLYSYFKTKENLLHTIVEEAVHILFDGLDPNEDGELQEVELLFFINDYLESIEKKLKFFKLFYALRLQPGVVPLYKEELDEIVSMKFDVLNEYFSQNGAEDPEMETEFLTSMLDGIAINYVLEPEAYPIEAMQQKVLNMYVSKAEHEE encoded by the coding sequence ATGGCTGCTATGAAAAAATTAGTTGAAGAAGAAAACAAAAGGAAAGAAATTCTGGGTGCTGCTTTGGATGTTTTTGTGAAAGTGGGTTATTTTTCAGCTACTGGAACAGACGTTGCGATAGCTAGTAATATTTCTGAAAAAGTACTGTATTCTTATTTTAAAACAAAAGAAAATTTGCTTCATACCATTGTCGAAGAGGCTGTTCATATTCTTTTTGATGGATTAGATCCGAACGAGGATGGTGAACTTCAGGAAGTGGAGTTGCTTTTCTTTATTAATGATTATCTGGAATCTATTGAAAAAAAACTTAAGTTTTTTAAACTGTTTTATGCTTTACGCCTGCAGCCAGGAGTAGTTCCTTTGTATAAAGAGGAATTGGATGAAATTGTAAGCATGAAATTTGATGTTTTAAATGAATATTTTAGTCAGAACGGTGCCGAAGATCCCGAAATGGAAACTGAATTCTTAACTTCTATGCTCGATGGAATTGCCATTAATTACGTATTGGAACCAGAAGCTTATCCTATTGAAGCCATGCAGCAAAAAGTTCTGAATATGTATGTATCTAAAGCCGAGCATGAGGAATGA
- a CDS encoding sulfite exporter TauE/SafE family protein has protein sequence MSVWGLSIVIMLIAFFMTMTGRGGGNFYVLTLVLSGLSMNLSASTGQFILMCSSLVATILFSKQKMNHWKLTILLGILIFISALAGGFLGQYFNERMLKIVFAIVMFLAALLMLKKPKQKLRNEHKWIIKLKSKEEEYYVNLFVTVPVVLLTGFISGMVGVSGGSFLVPLMLLTMNVPMHAAVGTSTSLVSLSAAAGFFGHLGAGLFDFHLALPLALGGVIGGFLGAKMALNSKPKNLKYLFAGTQLVASVIMIVNVW, from the coding sequence ATGAGTGTTTGGGGATTGTCAATTGTTATTATGTTGATTGCATTCTTTATGACCATGACGGGTCGTGGAGGAGGAAATTTTTATGTGCTTACTTTGGTCTTATCTGGACTTAGCATGAATCTTTCGGCTTCAACCGGACAGTTTATTTTAATGTGTTCTTCGTTGGTGGCTACTATTTTGTTTAGTAAGCAAAAAATGAATCACTGGAAACTGACTATTTTGCTTGGAATTTTAATTTTTATATCTGCTTTAGCAGGTGGTTTTTTGGGTCAGTATTTTAATGAGAGAATGCTAAAAATTGTATTTGCAATTGTTATGTTTCTTGCCGCTTTGTTGATGCTTAAAAAACCAAAGCAAAAATTAAGAAACGAACACAAATGGATTATTAAGCTAAAATCGAAAGAAGAAGAATATTATGTGAATCTTTTTGTAACTGTTCCGGTTGTTTTGCTTACTGGTTTTATTTCGGGAATGGTTGGTGTTTCGGGGGGATCATTTTTAGTGCCTTTAATGCTGTTAACTATGAATGTTCCTATGCATGCGGCAGTAGGTACATCTACAAGCTTGGTTAGTCTTTCGGCGGCTGCAGGTTTTTTTGGACATTTAGGTGCTGGTCTTTTCGATTTTCATCTGGCATTGCCTCTGGCTTTGGGTGGAGTAATCGGTGGATTTTTAGGTGCGAAAATGGCTCTAAATTCAAAACCTAAAAACCTGAAATATTTGTTTGCAGGAACTCAGCTTGTGGCATCTGTAATAATGATTGTAAATGTTTGGTAA
- a CDS encoding rhodanese-like domain-containing protein gives MQELERIIGEMDFQYFGTGQHKMEAETFLAAENTVFLDVRAKEETETIKIPLTHYCELIQIPTNEIPDRINEIPKDKTIGVFCSAGVRAVIIFVYLRSKGYQNVKIIPGGYPPLMEAIMPGKLYKKLNR, from the coding sequence ATGCAAGAATTAGAAAGAATAATCGGAGAAATGGATTTTCAATATTTTGGAACAGGTCAGCATAAAATGGAAGCTGAAACATTTTTAGCTGCTGAAAATACTGTTTTTCTGGATGTACGAGCAAAAGAAGAAACCGAAACCATTAAAATACCATTGACCCATTACTGCGAACTTATTCAGATTCCAACCAATGAGATACCTGATAGAATTAATGAAATTCCTAAGGATAAGACAATTGGAGTATTTTGTTCGGCAGGTGTACGTGCTGTTATTATTTTTGTATATCTAAGAAGTAAAGGTTACCAAAATGTTAAAATAATTCCAGGTGGATATCCTCCGCTGATGGAAGCGATAATGCCTGGTAAATTGTATAAAAAATTGAATCGCTAA
- a CDS encoding C-GCAxxG-C-C family (seleno)protein has product MERRKVLKLAAAAIAAGGVGAVTLTTAFKPEVKEAADPKNLYFKNRESKWNYTRLDPAITADLAYKAYPHGSCMYGVFSSILTQLAEKVGEPFTSFPVQMMKYGHGGVGGSGTICGTLNGAAAIIGLLSEGKDIRDVLIAEVFRFYENTALPVFNPVQPIFNCEMPTSVAKSFLCHSSATRWVKATDLRINSKERVERCRRLTADIAAKTVNVLNDYYENEFVSNVSDNESMSTCMTCHSKSGKVGNVGGKMNCTSCHTKSLGHEIFGDVHYKFMNKK; this is encoded by the coding sequence ATGGAAAGACGAAAAGTGTTGAAACTCGCTGCGGCAGCAATTGCTGCCGGAGGAGTAGGAGCTGTAACATTAACAACAGCCTTTAAACCAGAGGTAAAAGAAGCAGCCGATCCCAAAAATTTATACTTTAAAAATCGTGAATCGAAATGGAACTACACTCGTTTAGATCCTGCAATTACTGCAGATCTTGCGTATAAAGCTTATCCTCACGGAAGTTGTATGTATGGAGTGTTTAGTAGTATATTAACGCAACTGGCCGAAAAAGTTGGAGAACCTTTTACCTCGTTTCCTGTTCAGATGATGAAATACGGACATGGTGGAGTAGGTGGTTCTGGTACCATTTGTGGAACTTTAAATGGTGCTGCTGCCATTATCGGATTACTAAGCGAAGGAAAAGACATTCGCGATGTGCTTATAGCAGAAGTATTTCGTTTTTATGAAAATACTGCACTTCCTGTATTTAATCCGGTGCAACCTATTTTCAATTGTGAGATGCCTACATCTGTAGCTAAATCATTTCTTTGTCATTCATCGGCTACCAGATGGGTAAAAGCTACCGATTTAAGAATTAACAGTAAAGAAAGAGTGGAGCGTTGTAGACGTTTAACTGCAGATATAGCTGCAAAAACAGTTAATGTTCTGAATGATTATTATGAAAATGAATTTGTTTCCAATGTTTCTGATAATGAATCAATGAGCACATGCATGACTTGCCACAGCAAAAGTGGGAAAGTAGGTAATGTGGGTGGTAAAATGAATTGTACCTCATGCCATACAAAATCTTTAGGGCATGAAATATTTGGTGATGTGCACTACAAGTTTATGAATAAAAAATAG
- a CDS encoding metalloregulator ArsR/SmtB family transcription factor, with the protein MNKEIKKEYADKAEVFKALAHPTRLFIIHEIKDKKMSVRELSDRVGIDISTMSKHLDILKKHKIIEGEKEKNFVYYRLAIPCVLEFMNCAVKVISKK; encoded by the coding sequence ATGAATAAGGAAATAAAAAAAGAATATGCAGATAAGGCTGAGGTATTTAAAGCTTTGGCACATCCTACGCGTTTGTTTATTATTCATGAGATTAAAGATAAAAAAATGTCGGTTAGAGAACTTTCCGATAGGGTAGGAATTGATATATCAACCATGTCGAAACATCTTGATATTTTAAAAAAGCATAAGATTATTGAAGGAGAGAAGGAGAAGAATTTTGTTTACTATCGTTTGGCAATTCCTTGTGTGTTAGAATTTATGAATTGTGCTGTGAAGGTGATTAGTAAGAAATAA
- a CDS encoding transposase: protein MSIKSLEIYLGINGDKFRRQYKTNLSGFDQWDKKLHAKDYLIFPENIGSNLALDETAFSNGELYTILSNKDKKGKQGSLVGVFNGTQADSIISLIREHISEELRYTVKEVTLDMAGSMNKIVRKCFLKAEITTDRFHVQKLANDAVQELRIKHRWKIIDDENAEYKKAKLEGKLYKPEILENGDTLRQLMARARYALYKSPEKWTTSQEIRARLLFERFPEIKKAYRLSDGLRKIYNQSLEPNVARLKLAQWFDEIERAGMDSFNSIKRTFEVHHKQIVNYFLNRSTNAFAESLNAKIKNFRRSLRGIVDLDFFLFRLSKIFA from the coding sequence ATCAGTATTAAAAGCCTTGAAATATATTTAGGAATAAATGGTGATAAATTTCGAAGACAGTACAAAACAAATTTAAGTGGTTTTGATCAATGGGATAAAAAGCTACACGCCAAAGATTACCTGATATTTCCTGAAAACATAGGTTCTAATTTAGCTCTTGATGAAACAGCCTTTTCAAATGGAGAGTTGTATACCATTCTCAGTAACAAAGATAAAAAAGGAAAGCAAGGTAGCTTGGTTGGTGTGTTTAACGGAACGCAAGCTGATTCCATTATAAGTTTAATTCGCGAACACATTTCAGAAGAGTTGCGCTATACCGTTAAAGAAGTTACTCTTGACATGGCTGGTAGCATGAATAAGATCGTAAGAAAATGTTTTCTAAAAGCTGAAATCACTACAGATCGATTTCATGTGCAAAAGCTGGCCAATGATGCCGTACAAGAGCTTAGAATTAAGCATAGGTGGAAGATAATAGATGATGAAAATGCAGAGTATAAGAAAGCGAAATTAGAAGGAAAATTGTATAAACCTGAAATATTGGAAAATGGTGATACACTGCGACAATTGATGGCTAGAGCTCGTTATGCATTGTATAAATCTCCGGAAAAATGGACTACATCTCAAGAAATCAGAGCTCGTTTATTATTTGAAAGATTTCCCGAAATTAAGAAAGCATACAGGCTCTCGGATGGACTTAGAAAAATATACAATCAATCTTTAGAACCAAATGTAGCTAGACTTAAACTAGCACAATGGTTCGATGAAATTGAAAGAGCCGGAATGGATTCTTTTAATTCAATAAAAAGAACTTTTGAAGTACATCATAAACAAATTGTTAATTATTTCTTGAATAGAAGTACAAACGCTTTTGCCGAATCATTAAATGCTAAAATTAAAAATTTCAGAAGATCTTTAAGAGGGATTGTTGATTTAGATTTCTTCCTTTTTAGGTTATCTAAAATTTTTGCTTAG